The following proteins come from a genomic window of Tepidiforma thermophila:
- the glpX gene encoding class II fructose-bisphosphatase — protein sequence MRAEQIPDRNIGMEMVRVTEAAALAAARWMGRGDKNGADKAAVDAMRLMLDTVAMDGVIVIGEGEKDQAPMLYNGERVGNGKGPQMDVAVDPLEGTRLTAMGRPGAVSVIACAPRGTLYSPKDMFYMEKIAVGPEAKGCIDLSAPVKWNLEQVAKAKGMPVEELTVIILDRDRNTEIADQVRAAGARIKFITDGDAPAAISAGIAGSGVDVMLGIGGSPEGVIAAAALKCLEGDFQGRLWARDENDRRMAAELGLDLERVLTIDDLVQSDDVFFAATGVTGGELLAGVEFTPRGAVSESLVMRSRSGTIRRIRAEHHWRKLQGMGNSR from the coding sequence ATGAGGGCTGAACAGATCCCGGACCGCAACATTGGGATGGAGATGGTGCGCGTAACGGAGGCGGCGGCGCTGGCGGCGGCGCGGTGGATGGGCCGCGGCGACAAGAACGGCGCTGACAAGGCGGCGGTGGATGCGATGCGGCTGATGCTGGACACGGTAGCGATGGACGGCGTGATCGTGATCGGCGAGGGGGAGAAGGACCAGGCGCCGATGCTCTACAACGGGGAGCGGGTCGGGAACGGCAAGGGCCCGCAGATGGACGTTGCGGTTGACCCGCTGGAAGGGACGCGGCTGACGGCGATGGGCCGGCCGGGGGCGGTGAGCGTGATTGCGTGTGCGCCGCGGGGGACGCTCTACAGCCCGAAGGACATGTTCTACATGGAGAAGATTGCGGTTGGGCCGGAGGCGAAGGGGTGCATCGACCTTTCGGCGCCGGTGAAGTGGAACCTGGAGCAGGTGGCGAAGGCGAAGGGGATGCCGGTGGAGGAGCTGACGGTGATCATCCTCGACCGGGACCGGAACACGGAGATTGCGGACCAGGTGCGGGCGGCGGGCGCGCGGATCAAGTTCATCACCGACGGCGATGCGCCGGCGGCGATTTCGGCGGGCATCGCGGGCTCGGGCGTGGATGTGATGCTGGGGATCGGCGGGTCGCCCGAGGGGGTGATAGCCGCAGCGGCGCTGAAGTGCCTGGAGGGGGACTTCCAGGGGCGGCTCTGGGCGCGCGACGAGAACGACCGGCGGATGGCCGCGGAGCTTGGCCTCGACCTGGAGCGGGTACTGACGATCGACGACCTGGTGCAGAGCGACGACGTTTTTTTTGCGGCAACGGGCGTGACGGGCGGTGAACTGCTGGCCGGTGTGGAGTTTACGCCGCGGGGCGCGGTAAGCGAGTCGCTGGTGATGCGGTCTCGGTCGGGGACGATCCGGCGGATCCGGGCGGAGCATCACTGGCGGAAGCTGCAGGGGATGGGCAACAGCCGCTGA
- a CDS encoding HD domain-containing protein, which yields MHREDAWQILLDYTQEERTRKHGIAVEAVMQAYARLLHEDEEKWGIVGLLHDFDWEIHPTEELHPMEGSKLLAARGVPEDIRYAILCHAPFLGLEYRSTMDRAIYACDELSGFVIACALVKPDRSLSSVEPATVRKKMKDKAFARGVRREDLVNGARDLGVDLDEHIRFVTDALKPVAHLLGVNP from the coding sequence ATGCACCGGGAAGACGCCTGGCAGATTTTGCTCGACTACACGCAGGAGGAGCGGACGCGGAAGCACGGGATCGCGGTTGAAGCGGTGATGCAGGCCTACGCCCGGCTGCTGCACGAGGACGAGGAGAAGTGGGGGATCGTCGGGTTGCTGCACGATTTCGACTGGGAGATCCACCCGACGGAGGAGCTGCACCCGATGGAGGGTTCGAAGCTGCTGGCGGCGAGGGGCGTGCCGGAGGATATCCGCTATGCGATTCTCTGCCACGCGCCATTCCTGGGGCTGGAGTACCGTTCGACGATGGACCGGGCCATTTATGCGTGCGATGAGCTGAGCGGGTTTGTGATCGCGTGCGCGCTGGTGAAGCCGGACCGGTCGCTGTCGTCGGTGGAACCGGCGACGGTTCGAAAGAAGATGAAGGACAAGGCGTTTGCGCGGGGCGTGCGGCGGGAGGACCTGGTCAACGGGGCCCGGGACCTCGGGGTGGACCTTGACGAGCACATCCGGTTTGTGACGGACGCGCTGAAACCGGTAGCACACTTGCTGGGGGTGAATCCATGA
- a CDS encoding MmcQ/YjbR family DNA-binding protein: MTDRDRAAEEGLAGIRAVLAGFEDVEERLSHGEAAWFVRGGRQVAMFADRHHDDRVAVWIAAPPGVQAALVAARPDRYFRPPYVGRRGWVGAWLDTDFDRDEVGGLLLMAVELARGGRHGRQR; encoded by the coding sequence GTGACTGACAGGGACCGTGCGGCGGAGGAGGGGCTGGCGGGCATTCGCGCCGTGCTGGCAGGGTTCGAGGATGTCGAGGAGCGGCTGAGCCATGGCGAGGCGGCGTGGTTCGTGCGCGGGGGCCGGCAGGTCGCCATGTTCGCCGACCGCCACCACGATGACCGGGTGGCGGTGTGGATTGCGGCGCCGCCCGGGGTGCAGGCGGCGCTGGTCGCGGCCCGGCCGGACCGGTATTTCCGGCCGCCGTACGTTGGCCGCCGGGGGTGGGTCGGCGCGTGGCTGGATACGGACTTCGACCGGGACGAGGTTGGCGGCCTGCTGCTGATGGCTGTTGAGCTGGCGCGCGGGGGACGCCATGGGCGCCAGCGATAG